The Malus sylvestris chromosome 12, drMalSylv7.2, whole genome shotgun sequence genome contains a region encoding:
- the LOC126593992 gene encoding kinesin-like protein KIN-5C translates to MSGRHEKEKGVNVQVLLRCRPFSEDELRSNAPQVITCNEYQREVAVSQNIAGKHIDRVFTFDKVFGPNAQQRDLYDQAVIPIVHEVLEGFNCTIFAYGQTGTGKTYTMEGECKRAKTGPNGELPPEAGVIPRAVQQIFDTLEGQNAEYSVKVTFLELYNEEITDLLAPEELNRVSLEDKQKKQLPLMEDGKGGVLVRGLEEEIVTSANEIFTLLERGSSKRRTAETLLNKQSSRSHSLFSITIHIKEATPEGEELIKCGKLNLVDLAGSENISRSGAREGRAREAGEINKSLLTLGRVINALVEHLGHIPYRDSKLTRLLRDSLGGRTKTCIIATVSPAVHCLEETLSTLDYAHRAKNIRNKPEVNQKMMKSTLIKDLYGEIERLKAEVYAAREKNGVYIPKERYYQEESERKSMADQIENMGVVIENHQKQFEELQNKYDLQVRQCYELSSKLDSTEKTLNHTTKLLSTTEEELMKCRYALKERDFIISEQKKAENALAQQACNLQSDLEKALHDNASLFLKIGREDKLSADNRLVVNNYQEDLAKQVGSICQIVATSMSHQNEHLQCVENLCHSFLSAHVKAIMDMKSKLTSSRTLYLSHIEAVENVVRLHKASSNAGLEEISCLASSNVQSVEEFLTSEAGEAATIFEDLQSGLSTQQGEMTAFAKELKQRFNSSIEQIKDISEYSQGFLHKLLEESKRLEDHVGQTNDIKLNSIAEFQKAYEEQSKSDAEKLIADISSLVSIHMCRQKEMVDAKLVGFKESAIADKYFMDGHVSSMEGITTDAKRKWLEFSMQAENDAKDGVDYSAAKHCRMEVILQKSVSTADTALEHWKKTQESVNDMGNKHVSAMLSLIRNASDSNEQHDVEINSVRAAVEQDVAKNTDDVLQHVDSVREQEQESISKILETIKAHTNTLETFRESHSGQAVSIEERARETFQNHYLDYEPSGSTPEKSEPEVPSKGTIESLRAMPMEALVEEFRENNSYESFDVKELKPSLIPRTPLTQLN, encoded by the exons ATGTCCGGCCGCCACGAGAAAGAGAAGGGCGTTAACGTCCAGGTCCTTCTCCGTTGCAG GCCGTTTAGTGAGGATGAGTTGCGGAGCAATGCCCCGCAGGTTATTACTTGCAATGAGTACCAGAGGGAAGTGGCCGTGTCTCAGAACATTGCCGGAAAACACATCGATAGGGTTTTCACTTTCGATAAG GTTTTTGGTCCTAATGCTCAGCAAAGAGATCTTTATGATCAAGCTGTGATTCCAATAGTGCACGAAGTCTTGGAAGGCTTCAACTGTACCATTTTTGCGTATGGGCAAACTGGTACCGGTAAGACATACACAATGGAGGGTGAATGCAAAAGGGCAAAG ACTGGGCCTAATGGAGAATTGCCTCCCGAGGCTGGAGTTATTCCAAGGGCTGTCCAGCAGATTTTCGATACCCTTGAGGGCCAGAATGCAGAGTACAGTGTGAAAGTCACTTTCTTAGAGCTTTACAATGAAGAGATTACTGATCTTCTTGCTCCAGAGGAACTTAATAGAGTTTCTTTGGAAGATAAGCAGAAAAAGCAGCTGCCTCTGATGGAGGATGGGAAAGGTGGAGTCCTTGTAAGAGGTTTGGAGGAGGAAATTGTGACGAGTGCGAATGAGATTTTCACTCTACTCGAAAGAGGGTCTTCTAAACGTCGTACTGCTGAAACTTTATTGAACAAGCAGTCAAG TCGGTCACATTCTCTCTTTTCCATCACCATACACATTAAAGAAGCAACCCCAGAAGGTGAAGAGCTGATCAAATGTGGAAAGTTGAATCTGGTTGATTTGGCTGGCTCAGAAAACATTTCTCGTTCGGGTGCTCGAGAG GGTCGTGCAAGGGAAGCCGGAGAAATCAACAAAAGTTTACTGACTTTAGGGCGAGTAATCAATGCGCTGGTGGAACATCTTGGGCATATCCCATACAG GGATAGTAAGCTAACACGATTACTTCGGGATTCACTTGGAGGAAGAACAAAGACCTGCATCATAGCTACAGTATCGCCTGCTGTGCACTGTCTTGAGGAAACTTTGAGTACGCTGGATTATGCACACAGAGCgaaaaatataagaaataaaCCTGAG GTGAATCAAAAAATGATGAAATCAACTCTTATCAAGGATCTTTATGGTGAAATTGAACGGCTTAAGGCAG AGGTGTATGCTGCGCGTGAGAAGAATGGTGTTTATATCCCGAAGGAGCGATACTATCAGGAAGAAAGTGAAAGGAAG TCCATGGCTGATCAGATTGAGAACATGGGGGTTGTAATAGAAAACCATCAGAAG CAATTTGAGGAGTTGCAGAATAAATATGATCTCCAGGTTCGACAGTGTTATGAATTGAGTAGCAAGCTTGATTCAACTGAG AAAACTTTGAACCATACCACTAAGTTACTTTCTACCACTGAGGAAGAATTGATGAAATGCCGGTATGCTTTGAAGGAGAGGGATTTTATCATTTCTGAGCAGAAGAAAGCTG AAAATGCTTTGGCTCAGCAAGCATGCAATTTGCAATCTGACTTGGAGAAAGCACTTCACGATAATGCATCCTTGTTTCTAAAAATTG GTAGAGAGGACAAGCTGAGTGCTGATAATAGGTTGGTAGTGAATAATTACCAGGAAGATCTAGCCAAACAAGTTGGTTCTATTTGCCAGATTGTAGCAACATCGATGTCTCATCAGAATGAACACCTTCAGTGTGTAGAGAATCTTTGTCATTCTTTTTTAAGTGCACATGTTAAG GCAATTATGGACATGAAGAGTAAATTGACATCTTCAAGGACTTTGTATCTTTCTCATATTGAGGCAGTGGAAAATGTTGTGCGTTTGCACAAGGCGAGCTCTAATGCTGGTCTAGAGGAAATTTCATGTTTGGCTTCTTCTAATGTGCAGTCTGTTGAAGAA TTTCTAACTTCAGAGGCTGGTGAAGCAGCTACAATATTTGAGGATCTTCAGAGCGGTCTCTCAACACAGCAGGGTGAAATGACAGCTTTTGCTAAGGAATTGAAACAG AGATTCAATTCGAGTATTGAGCAAATAAAAGACATTTCTGAGTACTCTCAAGGATTCCTACACAAGCTTTTGGAAGAATCAAAGAGGCTTGAAGATCATGTGGGGCAGACCAatgatattaaattaaatagcatTGCTGAATTTCAGAAGGCTTATGAG GAGCAATCAAAGTCTGATGCAGAGAAGCTTATTGCTGATATCTCTAGTTTAGTCTCCATTCACATGTGCCGTCAGAAAGAGATG GTGGATGCCAAGCTTGTTGGCTTCAAAGAAAGTGCTATTGCAGACAAGTATTTCATGGACGGTCATGTTTCCTCCATGGAGGGTATTACCACAGACGCAAAAAGAAAATGGCTGGAATTTTCAATGCAAGCGGAAAATGATGCTAAGGATGGTGTTGACTATTCTGCTGCTAAACATTGCCGCATGGAGGTTATTCTACAAAAAAG tgTAAGCACTGCTGATACAGCTTTGGAGCACTGGAAAAAGACACAGGAGTCTGTGAATGATATGGGAAATAAACATGTTTCAGCTATGCTGTCACTTATCAG GAATGCTTCGGACAGTAATGAGCAACATGATGTCGAGATCAATTCAGTGAGGGCTGCAGTTGAGCAAGATGTGGCAAAGAATACTGATGATGTCCTTCAGCATGTTGATA GTGTGCGTGAGCAGGAGCAGGAATCTATATCTAAAATCTTAGAGACTATCAAGGCTCATACAAACACCCTTGAGACTTTCCGGGAGAGTCACTCGGGCCAAGCTGTTTCAATTGAGGAGAGGGCACGGGAAACCTTCCAGAACCATTATTTG GACTATGAACCTAGTGGATCTACGCCGGAAAAGTCAGAGCCGGAAGTTCCAAGCAAGGGCACCATTGAGTCACTTCGAGCCATGCCAATGGAAGCTCTTGTGGAGGAGTTCCGGGAAAACAATTCCTACGAGTCATTCGATGTGAAGGAGTTGAAACCGTCGCTTATACCTCGCACTCCGCTTACACAACTGAACTAA
- the LOC126593993 gene encoding putative pentatricopeptide repeat-containing protein At3g23330: MLKLKNQTFLDPNHGILRLPLFSTAAAVTNTTAVPAQPHFPQTLDPKFYVNVLLSSRNIFHIRQVHAQVTANGMLQNLTVANKLLYMYTQQSVLGEAYALFGGMEEKDAVSWSVMVGGFVKAGDYTSGFATFRELIRGGVSPDNYTLPFVIRVCRDLMDLQMGRLVHGIVLKHGLVSDNFVCAALVDMYAKCRVIDDARQLFDNMQSRDLVSWTVMIGACAECRNADEALVLFDRMVDEGVLPDKVAMATVVNACAKLGAMHKARLVDDYICRNKFSLDVILGTAMIDMYAKCGCVDSAREIFDRMHVKNVITWSAMIAAYGYHGHGRKAIDIFEMMLSSGVSPNAITFISLLYACSHSGLIEEGLRFFSSMWDEYAVRADVKHYTCMVDLLGRAGKLDEALKLVESTAVEKDEGLWGAFLGACRIHGNVDLAKKVVNSLLELQPENAGHYVLLSNIYAREGRWKEMSKMRDLMTQRKLKKIPGLTWIEVDNKIYQFSVGDRSHPWSEKIYAMIKSLNEKLELAGYVPDTNFVLHDVDEEVKLGMLSSHSEKLAIAFGLLATADGTPIRITKNLRVCGDCHSFIKFVSAITQRVIIVRDANRFHHFKEGACSCGDYW; the protein is encoded by the coding sequence ATGCTCAAACTGAAAAACCAGACCTTCCTTGACCCCAACCATGGCATCCTCAGACTCCCATTGTTCTCCACAGCTGCTGCTGTTACAAACACCACGGCTGTCCCCGCCCAACCTCATTTTCCCCAAACTCTGGACCCCAAATTCTATGTCAACGTCCTGCTCAGCTCCAGAAACATCTTTCACATCCGACAAGTCCATGCCCAAGTGACTGCCAATGGAATGCTCCAAAACCTCACCGTTGCAAACAAGCTGCTTTATATGTACACCCAGCAGAGCGTGCTGGGTGAAGCTTATGCTCTGTTTGGTGGGATGGAGGAGAAAGATGCAGTTTCTTGGAGTGTAATGGTTGGTGGGTTTGTGAAGGCTGGTGATTATACCAGTGGTTTTGCAACATTTAGGGAGCTTATTCGAGGCGGTGTTTCGCCGGATAACTATACATTGCCCTTTGTGATTAGGGTTTGTAGGGATTTGATGGACCTGCAAATGGGCAGGTTGGTTCATGGCATTGTGTTGAAGCATGGGTTGGTTTCGGATAATTTTGTTTGCGCTGCGCTCGTGGACATGTATGCGAAATGTAGGGTTATCGATGATGCCCGCCAACTGTTTGATAATATGCAGAGCAGGGATCTTGTGAGTTGGACAGTGATGATTGGTGCATGTGCTGAGTGCAGGAATGCTGATGAGGCTTTGGTTTTGTTTGATCGGATGGTTGATGAAGGTGTTTTACCGGATAAGGTTGCTATGGCTACTGTTGTTAATGCTTGTGCAAAATTGGGGGCTATGCATAAAGCCAGGCTTGTTGATGATTATATATGTAGGAATAAGTTTTCGTTGGATGTGATCTTAGGAACGGCGATGATTGATATGTATGCTAAGTGCGGATGTGTTGATTCTGCTAGGGAAATTTTTGATAGGATGCACGTAAAGAATGTTATAACATGGAGTGCTATGATTGCAGCGTATGGTTATCATGGCCACGGCCGAAAAGCTAttgatatttttgaaatgatgttaAGCAGTGGAGTGTCACCAAATGCAATAACTTTTATTTCACTATTATATGCTTGTAGTCATTCAGGCTTGATCGAAGAGGGTCTTCGGTTTTTCTCTTCGATGTGGGATGAATATGCTGTCAGAGCAGATGTCAAACATTATACTTGTATGGTTGATCTCTTGGGCCGTGCTGGGAAACTTGATGAGGCCTTAAAATTAGTCGAGAGCACGGCAGTTGAGAAAGATGAGGGGTTATGGGGAGCTTTTCTTGGCGCATGTAGAATCCATGGGAATGTAGACCTGGCAAAAAAGGTAGTGAATTCTCTTCTTGAACTACAGCCAGAAAACGCAGGGCATTATGTATTGctttcaaatatatatgcacGAGAAGGTAGGTGGAAGGAAATGTCAAAAATGAGAGATCTGATGACCCAGAGGAAACTGAAGAAAATTCCGGGTTTGACTTGGATTGAAGTGGATAACAAAATTTACCAATTTAGCGTGGGCGATAGGTCTCATCCATGGTCAGAAAAGATTTATGCGATGATCAAGAGTTTGAATGAGAAGTTGGAGCTGGCTGGTTATGTCCCTGATACAAATTTTGTGTTACATGATGTTGACGAGGAAGTGAAGTTGGGTATGTTGTCTTCACATAGTGAGAAGTTGGCAATTGCATTTGGTCTCCTTGCTACTGCTGATGGAACTCCGATCAGAATTACAAAAAATCTTAGGGTTTGTGGTGACTGCCACTCGTTTATCAAGTTTGTATCGGCTATAACACAAAGGGTTATCATTGTTCGAGATGCAAATCGGTTTCACCACTTCAAAGAAGGGGCATGCTCATGTGGAGATTATTGGTAA